In Arvicola amphibius chromosome 13, mArvAmp1.2, whole genome shotgun sequence, a genomic segment contains:
- the LOC119800114 gene encoding granzyme C-like has translation MAAVLILLTFLLPLGAGAEEIIGGHEVNTHHRPYMAFIAFVKDDGKRYRCGGFLVRDNFVLTAAHCRGSTMRVTLGAHNITFKEKTQQIIPVAKAIPHPDYNPKDDSSDIMLLKLERKAKRTKAVSPLNLPRRKVLVNPGDVCYVAGWGNLAPKGKLSDTLQEVDLTVQKDQECESRFPRRYNKAVQICVGDPKINRTASFGDSGGPLVCKKAAAGIVSLGDKNGSAPCVFTRVSSFLSWIKKTMKRS, from the exons ATGGCAGCAGTCCTGATTCTCCTGACCTTTCTTCTGCCGCttggagctggtgcag AGGAGATCATTGGGGGCCATGAGGTCAATACCCACCACCGCCCCTACATGGCATTTATTGCATTTGTGAAAGATGATGGGAAAAGGTATCGCTGTGGAGGCTTCCTGGTGCGAGACAACTTTGTGCTGACAGCTGCTCACTGCAGGGGAAG CACAATGAGAGTCACTCTAGGAGCCCACAATATAACATTCAAAGAGAAGACCCAGCAGATCATCCCGGTGGCAAAAGCCATCCCACACCCAGACTACAATCCTAAGGATGACTCCAGTGACATCATGCTCTTAAAG CTGGAGAGGAAGGCCAAGAGGACTAAAGCTGTGAGCCCCCTCAACCTGCCCAGGCGCAAGGTCCTTGTGAACCCAGGGGACGTGTGCTATGTGGCTGGTTGGGGAAACTTGGCTCCGAAGGGTAAACTCTCAGATACATTGCAAGAGGTAGACCTGACAGTCCAGAAGGATCAGGAGTGTGAGTCCCGCTTTCCACGTCGTTACAACAAAGCCGTTCAGATCTGTGTGGGGGACCCAAAGATCAATCGTACTGCTTCTTTT GGGGATTCTGGAGGACCTCTCGTGTGTAAAAAAGCAGCTGCAGGCATTGTCTCCCTTGGGGATAAAAATGGTTCAGCTCCATGTGTCTTCACCAGAGTGTCAAGTTTCCTATCCTGGATAAAGAAAACTATGAAACGCAGCTAA